A window of Vigna unguiculata cultivar IT97K-499-35 chromosome 4, ASM411807v1, whole genome shotgun sequence contains these coding sequences:
- the LOC114180796 gene encoding receptor-like protein EIX2: protein MPNHYLKLFYVLLPLLLRGAAGSMIGFNSSAEIKCIDRERQALLNFKYSLVDFYGVLSSWRDDDNSQDCCKWEGIQCDQQTGHVTILRLPGHDAHYLSGTLNITSLFVLQNIQHLDLSYNLFLGNFIPQLMGSLTNLRYLNLSYSYFCGSIPTQLGNLTNLLSLDLRGNRFLFREIPYQLGSLAQLRYLDLSYNYLDGELPRQLGNLSQLRYLDLSANSFYGALPFQVGNLPFLHSLGLPGRFYIEPKDAEWLSNLHSLTNLALYSLYNLDWLPTIVFSNLKELGLVGCSLSDTDIHSLFYSRSNFSNSLTILDLFSNMLTSSTYQLLSNFSLNLQALYLSHNYIHSPPLYSNFPSLITLDLSYNNMTSFEGTSIFTSKLQNLYLRNCSLRDDNFVITAITVVNSSSSLASLDLSSNLLKSPSIFDWFRTLELYDNMLEGPIPDGFGKVMNSLEVLYLSHNKLQGEIPSFFGNICTLRILYLSNNKLSGEISSLFQNSSWCNRHVFQYLDLSLNNFTGTLPKSIGLLSELLMLSLDGNHLEGDVTESHLSNFSKLEELSLSNNYLSLKLVPDWVPPFQLFYLGLRSCKLGPTFPSWLQTQRSLTYLNISDTRLNGSVPEWFWNNLQNMEILDMSHNNLTGPIFNLQPKLLFGPLIFLNSNQFEGIVPSFLLQASFLLLNENKFSYLPSLCDQGTATILMILDLSNNAIEGQLPDCWNSVHNLRILDLSHNELSGKIPESMGSLVHLSALVLRNNNLMVNFLLL from the coding sequence ATGCCTAATCATTATCTGAAACTGTTTTATGTACTTCTCCCGCTCTTGCTGCGTGGTGCAGCAGGATCCATGATCGGATTCAACAGTAGTGCAGAAATAAAGTGCATTGACAGGGAAAGACAAGCACTTCTGAACTTCAAATATAGCCTCGTGGATTTCTATGGCGTGCTGTCTTCATGGAGAGATGACGACAACAGTCAAGATTGTTGCAAATGGGAAGGCATTCAATGCGACCAACAAACAGGTCATGTAACCATCCTTCGTCTCCCTGGTCACGATGCACACTATTTGAGTGGTACACTCAATATCACTTCATTGTTTGTCTTGCAAAATATTCAACATTTAGATCTCAGCTACAATCTTTTTTTAGGGAATTTCATCCCACAACTCATGGGCTCTCTTACCAACTTAAGATATCTCAATCTCtcatattcttatttttgtggCAGCATTCCTACCCAACTTGGAAACCTCACAAATTTACTGTCTCTAGATCTAAGAGGCAACCGTTTTCTATTTAGAGAAATACCTTATCAACTTGGAAGTCTTGCACAATTAAGGTATCTCGATCTCAGTTACAATTATCTGGATGGGGAGCTTCCTCGTCAACTTGGAAATCTGTCACAGTTGAGGTATCTTGATCTCAGTGCAAATTCATTTTATGGAGCACTCCCATTCCAGGTTGGAAATCTTCCTTTCTTGCACAGTCTTGGACTTCCTGGCAGATTCTATATCGAACCTAAAGATGCTGAATGGTTGTCTAATCTCCATTCCCTAACAAATCTAGCCTTATATTCTTTATATAATCTTGACTGGTTGccaaccattgttttttcaaactTAAAAGAGTTGGGACTAGTTGGTTGTTCTCTTTCTGATACCGATATTCACTCTCTGTTTTATTCACGTTCCAACTTTTCCAATTCCCTTACCATCCTTGATCTTTTTTCTAATATGCTCACATCCTCAACATATCAATTATTGTCAAACTTTAGCCTTAATCTTCAAGCGCTTTATCTTTCTCATAATTACATCCATTCGCCTCCTCTCTACTCAAATTTTCCTTCTCTAATTACCCTTGATCTTTCTTACAATAATATGACATCATTTGAAGGTACTTCCATCTTCACTTCAAAACTTCAAAATCTTTATTTGAGAAATTGTAGTCTTAGAGATGATAATTTTGTCATAACAGCTATTACAGTTGTGAACTCTTCATCTTCCCTTGCCTCGCTTGATCTCTCCTCAAATCTGTTGAAATCACCATCCATATTTGACTGGTTTCGTACACTTGAACTTTATGATAACATGTTGGAAGGTCCCATTCCAGATGGATTTGGGAAAGTAATGAACTCTCTTGAAGTTCTTTACCTCTCTCATAACAAACTACAAGGGGAGATTCCATCTTTCTTTGGGAACATCTGCACATTGCGGATATTATACCTCTCAAATAACAAGTTGAGTGGGGAAATTTCAAGCTTATTTCAAAATTCTTCATGGTGCAACAGACACGTGTTTCAGTATTTGGATTTATCCCTTAACAATTTTACAGGAACATTACCTAAAAGCATTGGATTACTATCTGAGTTGCTGATGTTGTCCTTGGATGGAAATCATTTGGAGGGTGATGTCACTGAATCCCATCTTTCCAACTTTTCCAAATTAGAGGAATTATCCTTATCAAATAACTATCTGTCTCTAAAATTAGTCCCTGATTGGGTTCCTCCTTTCCAATTATTTTACTTGGGACTAAGATCTTGCAAGTTGGGACCCACTTTTCCCAGTTGGCTGCAGACTCAACGCTCCTTAACTTACCTGAATATTTCTGATACCAGGCTTAACGGTTCAGTACCAGAATGGTTTTGGAACAACCTACAAAATATGGAAATTTTGGATATGTCACACAACAATCTAACAGGTCCAATTTTCAATTTGCAACCAAAGCTTCTTTTCGGTCCCCTTATATTTCTGAATTCAAATCAATTTGAGGGTATAGTTCCCTCATTTTTGCTACAAGCTTCATTCCTTCTGctcaatgaaaataaattttcctATTTGCCTTCATTATGTGACCAAGGCACAGCTACAATCTTGATGATTCTAGATTTATCAAACAATGCAATAGAGGGGCAACTTCCAGATTGTTGGAATTCTGTACACAATTTACGGATTCTAGATTTAAGCCACAATGAACTATCAGGGAAGATTCCCGAGTCCATGGGCTCCCTTGTGCACTTGAGTGCATTGGTTTTACGAAACAACAATTTGATGGTGAATTTCCTTCTACTTTGA